One window from the genome of Vespula pensylvanica isolate Volc-1 chromosome 11, ASM1446617v1, whole genome shotgun sequence encodes:
- the LOC122632769 gene encoding E3 ubiquitin-protein ligase Nedd-4 isoform X1, which yields MPGTLTYPIYADVEPSVPRRRAYTWNSQHRSTSRVTDLTSRAGRLSLTDNVRDEGTRKLRLKVIAGHHLAKKDIFGASDPYVRVDLNTINGDQTVDSALTKTKKKTLNPIWEEEFIFRVKPVDHKLVLQVFDENRLTRDDFLGMVELTLLNLPKEQEGRTIPARIYILRPRSNHSSQRSRVKGTLEIYHAYISDSTTTENEDGDASDSGGWELVQPENNSPVEQASEIHMVNGPLPPGWEERQDANGRTYYVNHIARFTQWERPTDTNTSSTGNITEQRNLDTAATEFQRRFHISADEENRHRSSVINQDGEVLREEDEDSEARDSEGRIHREGGIGDTSSESGHSVDLRGYQSECEDQSDSVDSPAGSRRSSEQIDSPKPTLPVCEEGLPPGWGMQIAPNGRVFFIDHNERATTWIDPRTGRPSSIPNHIAPSTTPRSDLDQLGPLPEGWEERVHTDGRIFFIDHNTRTTQWEDPRMSNPQIAGPAVPYSRDYKRKYEYLKSQLRKPNNVPNKFEIKVGRNNILEDSYRIISSVNRVEILKTKLWVEFEGEVGLDYGGLAREWFFLLSKEMFNPYYGLFEYSATDNYTLQINPFSGVCNEEHLNYFKFIGRIAGMAVYHGKLLDAFFIRPFYKMMLGKPIDLKDMESVDSEYYNSLLWIKENDPSELELTFSVDEESFGHTSQRELKPDGANISLTDENKDEYISLVIQWRFVSRVQEQMNAFLEGFNALIPPTLVKIFDEHELELLMCGIQHIDVKDWKQNTLYKGDYHANHIVVQWFWRVVLSFTNEMRSRLLQFVTGTSRVPMNGFKELYGSNGPQLFTIEKWGTPDNYPRAHTCFNRIDLPPYESYQQLRDKLIKAIEGSQGFAGVD from the exons atgccAGGCACATTGACATATCCAATTTATGCAGATGTTGAACCATCAGTGCCAAGACGTCGCGCTTATACATGGAATTCTCAACATCGATCAACATCTCGTGTAACAGATTTGACATCACGTGCTGGACGATTATCTTTAACAGATAATGTG aGAGATGAGGGTACGCGCAAGTTGAGGTTAAAGGTGATTGCGGGACATCACCTTGCAAAAAAGGATATCTTTGGTGCAAGCGATCCTTATGTCCGCGTAGACTTAAATACTATAAATGGAGATCAGACTGTGGATTCTGCACTTacaaaaactaaaaagaagaCTTTAAATCCTATTTGGgaagaagaatttatatttaga GTTAAGCCTGTTGATCATAAGCTAGTATTACAagttttcgatgaaaatagaTTGACAAGGGATGATTTTCTTGGGATGGTAGAATTAACACTACTTAATTTACCTAAGGAACAAGAGGGTCGTACAATTCCTGCTAGAATCTATATTCTTCGACCTCGTAG TAATCATTCCAGTCAGCGATCGAGAGTTAAAGGAACATTGGAGATATATCATGCATATATTTCTGACTCAACGACTACAGAAAATGAAGATGGAGATGCATCTGATTCAGGAGGATGGGAGCTAGTACAGCCAGAAAATAATAGTCCTGTAGAACAAGCTTCAGaa ATCCATATGGTTAATGGACCATTACCTCCAGGATGGGAAGAAAGACAAGATGCTAATGGAAGAACATACTATGTCAATCACATTGCTCGGTTTACACAATGGGAGCGACCAACAGATAC aaatacatCATCTACTGGTAACATAACAGAACAACGTAATTTGGATACAGCAGCAACAGAATTTCAACGACGTTTCCACATTAGTGCAGATGAAGAGAATAGACACCGAAGTTCAGTTATCAACCAG GATGGTGAAGTTCTAcgcgaagaagatgaagattcAGAAGCAAGAGATAGTGAGGGTAGGATTCATAGGGAAGGGGGTATTGGGGATACTTCCTCAGAGTCTGGACATTCTGTTGATCTACGTGGCTACCAAAGTGAATGTGAAGATCAG AGTGATAGTGTTGATAGTCCAGCTGGTTCGAGACGATCATCAGAGCAG ATCGACAGTCCAAAACCTACACTTCCTGTATGTGAGGAAGGTTTGCCGCCTGGTTGGGGTATGCAAATAGCTCCCAATGGTcgtgtattttttattgatcacAACGAAAGAGCAACAACATGGATTGATCCAAGAACAGGCAGACCAAGTTCTATACCTAATCACATTGCACCGTCAACTACGCCAAGAAGCGATTTAGATCAACTTGGACCTCTTCCAGAAGGCTGGGAAGAAAGAGTACATACAGATggacgaatatttttcatagatcaca acaCTAGGACAACTCAATGGGAAGATCCGCGTATGTCCAATCCACAAATCGCTGGTCCA gCCGTACCGTACTCCAGAGATTACAAAcgtaaatatgaatatttgaaGTCTCAGTTGAGAAAACCG aaCAATGTTcctaataaatttgaaataaaagttgGAAGGAACAACATATTGGAAGACTCATATCGTATCATAAGTTCTGTGAATAGAGTGGagattttaaaaacaaaactatGGGTAGAATTTGAAGGAGAAGTAGGTTTAGATTATGGAGGTCTCGCAAGAGAAtggtttttccttttatctaaAGAAATGTTCAATCCATATTATGGTCTTTTCGAATATTCGGCTAC AGACAACTATACTCTTCAAATTAATCCATTCTCCGGAGTATGCAACGAGGAACATTTGAATTACTTTAAATTTATTGGACGTATAGCTGGCATGGCAGTATATCATGGCAAACTTTTGGATG CATTCTTTATTCGaccattttataaaatgatgtTGGGAAAGCCTATTGACTTGAAAGATATGGAAAGTGTCGATTCTGAGTACTATAATTCGTTGTTATGGATCAAAGAGAACGATCCAAGTGAATTGGAACTTACATTTTCCGTTGACGAAGAAAGCTTTGGGCATACTTCACAGAGAGAGCTTAAGCCAGATGGTGCTAATATATCATTAACGGACGAAAACAAAGATGAGTATATAAGTTTAGTTATTCAATGGAGATTTGTATCACGCGTGCAAGAACAAATGAACGCATTCTTAGAAGGATTTAATGCATTAATACCACCAACGCTAGtgaaaatattcgacgaaCATGAATTGGAATTACTGATGTGTGGTATCCAACATATTGATGTAAAAGACTGGAAGCAAAATACATTATACAAAGGAGATTATCATGCAAATCATATTGTAGTTCAATGGTTTTGGAGAgtcgttctttcgtttaccAATGAAATGAGATCGAGACTTTTACAATTTGTGACTGGTACTTCGCGGGTTCCAATGAACGGTTTCAAAGAACTTTATGGAAGCAATGGACCACAATTATTTACGATTGAAAAGTGGGGTACACCGGATAATTATCCAAGAGCACATACTTG TTTTAACCGTATTGACCTTCCACCTTACGAAAGTTATCAACAGCTCAGGGATAAGTTAATAAAAGCTATTGAAGGTTCTCAAGGTTTTGCTGGAGTCGATTAG
- the LOC122632769 gene encoding E3 ubiquitin-protein ligase Nedd-4 isoform X2 has product MAEENVYGYKPTAGIDGDSRDEGTRKLRLKVIAGHHLAKKDIFGASDPYVRVDLNTINGDQTVDSALTKTKKKTLNPIWEEEFIFRVKPVDHKLVLQVFDENRLTRDDFLGMVELTLLNLPKEQEGRTIPARIYILRPRSNHSSQRSRVKGTLEIYHAYISDSTTTENEDGDASDSGGWELVQPENNSPVEQASEIHMVNGPLPPGWEERQDANGRTYYVNHIARFTQWERPTDTNTSSTGNITEQRNLDTAATEFQRRFHISADEENRHRSSVINQDGEVLREEDEDSEARDSEGRIHREGGIGDTSSESGHSVDLRGYQSECEDQSDSVDSPAGSRRSSEQIDSPKPTLPVCEEGLPPGWGMQIAPNGRVFFIDHNERATTWIDPRTGRPSSIPNHIAPSTTPRSDLDQLGPLPEGWEERVHTDGRIFFIDHNTRTTQWEDPRMSNPQIAGPAVPYSRDYKRKYEYLKSQLRKPNNVPNKFEIKVGRNNILEDSYRIISSVNRVEILKTKLWVEFEGEVGLDYGGLAREWFFLLSKEMFNPYYGLFEYSATDNYTLQINPFSGVCNEEHLNYFKFIGRIAGMAVYHGKLLDAFFIRPFYKMMLGKPIDLKDMESVDSEYYNSLLWIKENDPSELELTFSVDEESFGHTSQRELKPDGANISLTDENKDEYISLVIQWRFVSRVQEQMNAFLEGFNALIPPTLVKIFDEHELELLMCGIQHIDVKDWKQNTLYKGDYHANHIVVQWFWRVVLSFTNEMRSRLLQFVTGTSRVPMNGFKELYGSNGPQLFTIEKWGTPDNYPRAHTCFNRIDLPPYESYQQLRDKLIKAIEGSQGFAGVD; this is encoded by the exons ATGGCAGAGGAAAATGTATATGGATATAAACCAACAGCCGGGATCGATGGAGATTCC aGAGATGAGGGTACGCGCAAGTTGAGGTTAAAGGTGATTGCGGGACATCACCTTGCAAAAAAGGATATCTTTGGTGCAAGCGATCCTTATGTCCGCGTAGACTTAAATACTATAAATGGAGATCAGACTGTGGATTCTGCACTTacaaaaactaaaaagaagaCTTTAAATCCTATTTGGgaagaagaatttatatttaga GTTAAGCCTGTTGATCATAAGCTAGTATTACAagttttcgatgaaaatagaTTGACAAGGGATGATTTTCTTGGGATGGTAGAATTAACACTACTTAATTTACCTAAGGAACAAGAGGGTCGTACAATTCCTGCTAGAATCTATATTCTTCGACCTCGTAG TAATCATTCCAGTCAGCGATCGAGAGTTAAAGGAACATTGGAGATATATCATGCATATATTTCTGACTCAACGACTACAGAAAATGAAGATGGAGATGCATCTGATTCAGGAGGATGGGAGCTAGTACAGCCAGAAAATAATAGTCCTGTAGAACAAGCTTCAGaa ATCCATATGGTTAATGGACCATTACCTCCAGGATGGGAAGAAAGACAAGATGCTAATGGAAGAACATACTATGTCAATCACATTGCTCGGTTTACACAATGGGAGCGACCAACAGATAC aaatacatCATCTACTGGTAACATAACAGAACAACGTAATTTGGATACAGCAGCAACAGAATTTCAACGACGTTTCCACATTAGTGCAGATGAAGAGAATAGACACCGAAGTTCAGTTATCAACCAG GATGGTGAAGTTCTAcgcgaagaagatgaagattcAGAAGCAAGAGATAGTGAGGGTAGGATTCATAGGGAAGGGGGTATTGGGGATACTTCCTCAGAGTCTGGACATTCTGTTGATCTACGTGGCTACCAAAGTGAATGTGAAGATCAG AGTGATAGTGTTGATAGTCCAGCTGGTTCGAGACGATCATCAGAGCAG ATCGACAGTCCAAAACCTACACTTCCTGTATGTGAGGAAGGTTTGCCGCCTGGTTGGGGTATGCAAATAGCTCCCAATGGTcgtgtattttttattgatcacAACGAAAGAGCAACAACATGGATTGATCCAAGAACAGGCAGACCAAGTTCTATACCTAATCACATTGCACCGTCAACTACGCCAAGAAGCGATTTAGATCAACTTGGACCTCTTCCAGAAGGCTGGGAAGAAAGAGTACATACAGATggacgaatatttttcatagatcaca acaCTAGGACAACTCAATGGGAAGATCCGCGTATGTCCAATCCACAAATCGCTGGTCCA gCCGTACCGTACTCCAGAGATTACAAAcgtaaatatgaatatttgaaGTCTCAGTTGAGAAAACCG aaCAATGTTcctaataaatttgaaataaaagttgGAAGGAACAACATATTGGAAGACTCATATCGTATCATAAGTTCTGTGAATAGAGTGGagattttaaaaacaaaactatGGGTAGAATTTGAAGGAGAAGTAGGTTTAGATTATGGAGGTCTCGCAAGAGAAtggtttttccttttatctaaAGAAATGTTCAATCCATATTATGGTCTTTTCGAATATTCGGCTAC AGACAACTATACTCTTCAAATTAATCCATTCTCCGGAGTATGCAACGAGGAACATTTGAATTACTTTAAATTTATTGGACGTATAGCTGGCATGGCAGTATATCATGGCAAACTTTTGGATG CATTCTTTATTCGaccattttataaaatgatgtTGGGAAAGCCTATTGACTTGAAAGATATGGAAAGTGTCGATTCTGAGTACTATAATTCGTTGTTATGGATCAAAGAGAACGATCCAAGTGAATTGGAACTTACATTTTCCGTTGACGAAGAAAGCTTTGGGCATACTTCACAGAGAGAGCTTAAGCCAGATGGTGCTAATATATCATTAACGGACGAAAACAAAGATGAGTATATAAGTTTAGTTATTCAATGGAGATTTGTATCACGCGTGCAAGAACAAATGAACGCATTCTTAGAAGGATTTAATGCATTAATACCACCAACGCTAGtgaaaatattcgacgaaCATGAATTGGAATTACTGATGTGTGGTATCCAACATATTGATGTAAAAGACTGGAAGCAAAATACATTATACAAAGGAGATTATCATGCAAATCATATTGTAGTTCAATGGTTTTGGAGAgtcgttctttcgtttaccAATGAAATGAGATCGAGACTTTTACAATTTGTGACTGGTACTTCGCGGGTTCCAATGAACGGTTTCAAAGAACTTTATGGAAGCAATGGACCACAATTATTTACGATTGAAAAGTGGGGTACACCGGATAATTATCCAAGAGCACATACTTG TTTTAACCGTATTGACCTTCCACCTTACGAAAGTTATCAACAGCTCAGGGATAAGTTAATAAAAGCTATTGAAGGTTCTCAAGGTTTTGCTGGAGTCGATTAG
- the LOC122632769 gene encoding E3 ubiquitin-protein ligase NEDD4 isoform X3: MPGTLTYPIYADVEPSVPRRRAYTWNSQHRSTSRVTDLTSRAGRLSLTDNVRDEGTRKLRLKVIAGHHLAKKDIFGASDPYVRVDLNTINGDQTVDSALTKTKKKTLNPIWEEEFIFRVKPVDHKLVLQVFDENRLTRDDFLGMVELTLLNLPKEQEGRTIPARIYILRPRSNHSSQRSRVKGTLEIYHAYISDSTTTENEDGDASDSGGWELVQPENNSPVEQASEIHMVNGPLPPGWEERQDANGRTYYVNHIARFTQWERPTDTNTSSTGNITEQRNLDTAATEFQRRFHISADEENRHRSSVINQSDSVDSPAGSRRSSEQIDSPKPTLPVCEEGLPPGWGMQIAPNGRVFFIDHNERATTWIDPRTGRPSSIPNHIAPSTTPRSDLDQLGPLPEGWEERVHTDGRIFFIDHNTRTTQWEDPRMSNPQIAGPAVPYSRDYKRKYEYLKSQLRKPNNVPNKFEIKVGRNNILEDSYRIISSVNRVEILKTKLWVEFEGEVGLDYGGLAREWFFLLSKEMFNPYYGLFEYSATDNYTLQINPFSGVCNEEHLNYFKFIGRIAGMAVYHGKLLDAFFIRPFYKMMLGKPIDLKDMESVDSEYYNSLLWIKENDPSELELTFSVDEESFGHTSQRELKPDGANISLTDENKDEYISLVIQWRFVSRVQEQMNAFLEGFNALIPPTLVKIFDEHELELLMCGIQHIDVKDWKQNTLYKGDYHANHIVVQWFWRVVLSFTNEMRSRLLQFVTGTSRVPMNGFKELYGSNGPQLFTIEKWGTPDNYPRAHTCFNRIDLPPYESYQQLRDKLIKAIEGSQGFAGVD; encoded by the exons atgccAGGCACATTGACATATCCAATTTATGCAGATGTTGAACCATCAGTGCCAAGACGTCGCGCTTATACATGGAATTCTCAACATCGATCAACATCTCGTGTAACAGATTTGACATCACGTGCTGGACGATTATCTTTAACAGATAATGTG aGAGATGAGGGTACGCGCAAGTTGAGGTTAAAGGTGATTGCGGGACATCACCTTGCAAAAAAGGATATCTTTGGTGCAAGCGATCCTTATGTCCGCGTAGACTTAAATACTATAAATGGAGATCAGACTGTGGATTCTGCACTTacaaaaactaaaaagaagaCTTTAAATCCTATTTGGgaagaagaatttatatttaga GTTAAGCCTGTTGATCATAAGCTAGTATTACAagttttcgatgaaaatagaTTGACAAGGGATGATTTTCTTGGGATGGTAGAATTAACACTACTTAATTTACCTAAGGAACAAGAGGGTCGTACAATTCCTGCTAGAATCTATATTCTTCGACCTCGTAG TAATCATTCCAGTCAGCGATCGAGAGTTAAAGGAACATTGGAGATATATCATGCATATATTTCTGACTCAACGACTACAGAAAATGAAGATGGAGATGCATCTGATTCAGGAGGATGGGAGCTAGTACAGCCAGAAAATAATAGTCCTGTAGAACAAGCTTCAGaa ATCCATATGGTTAATGGACCATTACCTCCAGGATGGGAAGAAAGACAAGATGCTAATGGAAGAACATACTATGTCAATCACATTGCTCGGTTTACACAATGGGAGCGACCAACAGATAC aaatacatCATCTACTGGTAACATAACAGAACAACGTAATTTGGATACAGCAGCAACAGAATTTCAACGACGTTTCCACATTAGTGCAGATGAAGAGAATAGACACCGAAGTTCAGTTATCAACCAG AGTGATAGTGTTGATAGTCCAGCTGGTTCGAGACGATCATCAGAGCAG ATCGACAGTCCAAAACCTACACTTCCTGTATGTGAGGAAGGTTTGCCGCCTGGTTGGGGTATGCAAATAGCTCCCAATGGTcgtgtattttttattgatcacAACGAAAGAGCAACAACATGGATTGATCCAAGAACAGGCAGACCAAGTTCTATACCTAATCACATTGCACCGTCAACTACGCCAAGAAGCGATTTAGATCAACTTGGACCTCTTCCAGAAGGCTGGGAAGAAAGAGTACATACAGATggacgaatatttttcatagatcaca acaCTAGGACAACTCAATGGGAAGATCCGCGTATGTCCAATCCACAAATCGCTGGTCCA gCCGTACCGTACTCCAGAGATTACAAAcgtaaatatgaatatttgaaGTCTCAGTTGAGAAAACCG aaCAATGTTcctaataaatttgaaataaaagttgGAAGGAACAACATATTGGAAGACTCATATCGTATCATAAGTTCTGTGAATAGAGTGGagattttaaaaacaaaactatGGGTAGAATTTGAAGGAGAAGTAGGTTTAGATTATGGAGGTCTCGCAAGAGAAtggtttttccttttatctaaAGAAATGTTCAATCCATATTATGGTCTTTTCGAATATTCGGCTAC AGACAACTATACTCTTCAAATTAATCCATTCTCCGGAGTATGCAACGAGGAACATTTGAATTACTTTAAATTTATTGGACGTATAGCTGGCATGGCAGTATATCATGGCAAACTTTTGGATG CATTCTTTATTCGaccattttataaaatgatgtTGGGAAAGCCTATTGACTTGAAAGATATGGAAAGTGTCGATTCTGAGTACTATAATTCGTTGTTATGGATCAAAGAGAACGATCCAAGTGAATTGGAACTTACATTTTCCGTTGACGAAGAAAGCTTTGGGCATACTTCACAGAGAGAGCTTAAGCCAGATGGTGCTAATATATCATTAACGGACGAAAACAAAGATGAGTATATAAGTTTAGTTATTCAATGGAGATTTGTATCACGCGTGCAAGAACAAATGAACGCATTCTTAGAAGGATTTAATGCATTAATACCACCAACGCTAGtgaaaatattcgacgaaCATGAATTGGAATTACTGATGTGTGGTATCCAACATATTGATGTAAAAGACTGGAAGCAAAATACATTATACAAAGGAGATTATCATGCAAATCATATTGTAGTTCAATGGTTTTGGAGAgtcgttctttcgtttaccAATGAAATGAGATCGAGACTTTTACAATTTGTGACTGGTACTTCGCGGGTTCCAATGAACGGTTTCAAAGAACTTTATGGAAGCAATGGACCACAATTATTTACGATTGAAAAGTGGGGTACACCGGATAATTATCCAAGAGCACATACTTG TTTTAACCGTATTGACCTTCCACCTTACGAAAGTTATCAACAGCTCAGGGATAAGTTAATAAAAGCTATTGAAGGTTCTCAAGGTTTTGCTGGAGTCGATTAG